A single genomic interval of Candidatus Sysuiplasma acidicola harbors:
- a CDS encoding glycosyltransferase family 4 protein encodes MRIVELNPFYLPYDGGIEKRIAAITSRLSGKHEMFVVTSRLPGTPERENIRGATVIRLPSSYRGTYNPPMVKSTGVTDTLRMLNADVVDYHYRWAHTYNSAFFRYDGNRIVTFHNQYGEGTGLLAVASRLNDFFYLRRMRGLRVMAISDFVRSQLLKKGIEPHMVRTVVNGIDIHEHVTADDGFALFIGRLVPTKGVAHLVDAAVRTGISLKVAGTGPMFEMLRKRAAGSSVELLGRIDEEQKERLLSRCSFFVMPSLQESFGIALLEAMEHGKAVIASSAGGLASVAGNAGIIVPPGDSAAIAGAMKQLWEDAELRKKLGENAVKRAKAYSWDNIVTEIESVYSSLCDTGA; translated from the coding sequence TTGAGAATTGTCGAGCTGAATCCGTTCTACCTGCCGTATGACGGTGGAATTGAGAAGAGGATAGCGGCGATAACCTCCAGGCTCTCCGGAAAGCACGAGATGTTTGTGGTGACATCCAGACTGCCGGGAACGCCGGAACGGGAGAATATCAGAGGGGCGACAGTCATAAGACTTCCGAGCAGCTACAGAGGAACATACAATCCACCCATGGTAAAGAGCACCGGAGTAACGGACACGCTCAGGATGCTCAATGCGGACGTGGTGGATTATCATTACCGCTGGGCGCATACATACAACAGCGCTTTCTTCCGGTATGACGGAAACAGGATTGTCACGTTTCACAATCAGTACGGGGAAGGCACCGGCCTGCTGGCAGTAGCCAGCAGACTGAACGACTTTTTCTACCTCCGCCGCATGAGAGGATTGAGGGTGATGGCCATATCCGATTTTGTGCGTTCCCAGCTGCTAAAGAAAGGCATAGAGCCGCACATGGTAAGGACTGTTGTAAACGGCATTGACATACATGAGCACGTGACAGCAGACGACGGTTTCGCTCTTTTCATAGGCAGACTGGTGCCGACCAAGGGAGTAGCACACCTGGTGGATGCCGCTGTCCGGACAGGAATTTCGCTGAAAGTTGCAGGCACTGGACCGATGTTTGAAATGCTGAGAAAGAGGGCAGCCGGGAGCTCGGTTGAACTCCTGGGCAGGATTGACGAAGAGCAGAAGGAGAGGCTGCTCTCGAGATGTTCATTCTTCGTAATGCCCTCTCTGCAGGAATCATTCGGCATAGCATTACTTGAGGCCATGGAGCACGGAAAGGCCGTGATTGCTTCCAGCGCCGGAGGCCTCGCCTCGGTTGCCGGAAATGCAGGCATCATCGTCCCGCCTGGAGACAGCGCCGCAATAGCTGGAGCAATGAAACAGCTGTGGGAGGACGCAGAACTCAGGAAGAAACTCGGTGAGAATGCGGTGAAGAGGGCCAAGGCCTATTCATGGGACAACATAGTTACGGAGATAGAATCGGTCTACAGCTCTCTCTGTGATACCGGAGCATAG
- a CDS encoding FKBP-type peptidyl-prolyl cis-trans isomerase, which produces MRDGAPVRGRISRAGAFVIVMLLIGAALLSYVGYQYYVSSKARPALTVQNGDNVYLNYTGQYSNGQIFDTSIYSVAKNNATYPKGPGFTWRGNSSTYTPLQISNVGTGQVVAGMDSGIVGMHVNQTKFLIIPASQGYGPLNMSLLTYMPIFQHLTMVHTVNRTQFISSTGQQPYSGMTFRDPFWHWTDTIMSTQNSTVVYQYTPSAGMVIYPYSFNSSTEPGYGAWPVTVMDINSSANGGLGQITLRNDVSQQMVKNLGGQDQNGSKFMLWSINSNGTLTLNYNRPVTGRTLDFTVTITYISNPTTGKSVGIAGYVVYAPVSQREL; this is translated from the coding sequence ATGCGTGACGGTGCTCCAGTACGTGGCAGGATTTCGAGGGCGGGTGCTTTTGTTATAGTCATGCTCCTGATCGGCGCGGCCCTTCTCAGTTATGTTGGATACCAGTATTATGTCTCGTCAAAAGCCAGGCCGGCTCTCACCGTTCAGAACGGCGACAACGTATATCTGAACTATACCGGCCAGTATTCCAACGGACAAATATTTGACACATCCATTTATTCCGTTGCCAAGAACAACGCCACATATCCCAAGGGGCCGGGATTCACATGGAGGGGAAACAGCAGCACATATACGCCACTGCAGATAAGCAATGTCGGAACGGGTCAGGTGGTTGCCGGCATGGACAGCGGTATTGTCGGCATGCATGTAAATCAGACCAAATTCCTGATAATACCCGCGTCCCAGGGATACGGCCCGCTCAACATGTCACTGCTCACCTATATGCCTATATTTCAGCATCTGACAATGGTGCACACAGTCAACAGAACCCAGTTCATCTCTTCAACCGGCCAGCAGCCATACAGCGGCATGACGTTCAGAGATCCATTCTGGCACTGGACAGACACGATAATGAGCACCCAGAACAGCACTGTAGTCTATCAGTACACCCCTTCTGCCGGCATGGTCATATATCCATATTCTTTCAACTCCAGCACCGAACCTGGTTACGGTGCCTGGCCAGTCACCGTTATGGACATAAACAGCTCGGCGAACGGAGGACTCGGTCAGATCACATTGCGCAATGACGTTTCCCAGCAGATGGTGAAGAATCTCGGTGGTCAGGATCAGAACGGGAGCAAATTCATGCTGTGGTCCATAAATTCAAACGGAACGTTAACGCTCAATTACAACAGGCCGGTGACAGGAAGAACGCTGGACTTCACCGTGACGATAACCTACATAAGCAATCCGACAACAGGCAAGAGCGTCGGCATAGCCGGCTACGTGGTCTATGCTCCGGTATCACAGAGAGAGCTGTAG